One genomic segment of Rhizobium viscosum includes these proteins:
- the glgB gene encoding 1,4-alpha-glucan branching protein GlgB produces MKPPKAAPEVKLPWEISADEIAAILSGSHANPFAVLGVHQAGGTFITRCFLPGAEAVTAMTLDGTPIGELQPLHPDGLFGGEVSVTKLQPVRYRARRADAEWAVTDPYSFGPVLGPMDDYYARQGSHLRLFDKMGAHRIKHEGATGIHFAVWAPNAQRVSVVGDFNNWDGRRHVMRFRSDSGIWEIFAPDVPLGVPYKFEIRGHDGVLLPLKADPFARRSELRPKTASVTAAELLQDWQDEEHLKHWREADKRRQPISIYEVHAGSWQRRQDGSMLSWDELASSLIPYCVDMGFTHIEFLPITEHPYDPSWGYQTTGLYAPTARFGEPEGFARFVNGCHKVGIGVILDWVPAHFPTDEHGLGWFDGTALYEHEDPRKGFHPDWNTAIYNFGRTEVVSYLVNNALYWAEKFHLDGLRVDAVASMLYLDYSRKHGEWIPNEYGGNENLEAVRFLQNLNTRIYGEHPGVMTIAEESTSWPKVSQPVHEGGLGFGFKWNMGFMHDTLSYMSREPVHRKHHHNELTFGLLYAYSENFVLPLSHDEVVHGKGSLIAKMPGDDWQKFANLRAYYAFMWGYPGKKLLFMGQEFAQWAEWSENKSLDWNLLQYRMHEGMRRLVRDLNFTYRSKAALHARDCEGDGFEWLIADDYENSVFAWLRKAPGQKPIVVISNFTPVYRENYSIRLPSPGRWREILNTDADIYGGSGKGNGGRVQAVDAGGEISCSITLPPLATIMLEPEN; encoded by the coding sequence ATGAAGCCGCCGAAAGCTGCCCCTGAAGTGAAGCTTCCCTGGGAAATTTCGGCAGACGAAATCGCGGCAATCCTCAGTGGCTCGCATGCCAATCCCTTTGCCGTCCTGGGCGTGCACCAGGCCGGCGGGACCTTCATCACCAGGTGTTTCCTTCCAGGCGCCGAGGCAGTCACGGCAATGACGCTGGATGGAACACCGATTGGCGAGCTTCAGCCGCTCCATCCGGACGGTCTTTTCGGCGGCGAGGTCTCCGTTACGAAACTGCAGCCGGTTCGCTATCGCGCCCGGCGCGCCGACGCCGAATGGGCGGTGACGGATCCCTATAGTTTCGGCCCTGTGCTCGGCCCAATGGACGATTATTACGCCAGGCAGGGATCGCATCTGCGGCTCTTCGACAAGATGGGCGCCCATCGCATCAAGCACGAAGGCGCGACCGGCATCCATTTCGCCGTCTGGGCGCCGAATGCTCAGCGCGTTTCCGTCGTCGGCGATTTCAATAACTGGGACGGACGGCGTCATGTCATGCGTTTCCGTTCCGACAGCGGCATCTGGGAAATCTTCGCTCCCGACGTGCCGCTCGGTGTTCCCTACAAATTCGAGATCCGCGGCCATGACGGCGTGCTGCTGCCGTTGAAGGCTGATCCCTTCGCTCGCCGCAGCGAACTGCGCCCAAAAACGGCCTCCGTGACGGCTGCCGAACTGCTGCAGGACTGGCAGGACGAGGAGCATCTGAAACACTGGCGCGAAGCCGACAAGCGTCGGCAACCGATCAGTATATATGAGGTGCATGCGGGCTCCTGGCAGCGTCGACAGGACGGCTCCATGCTGTCCTGGGACGAGCTCGCCTCAAGCCTCATCCCTTACTGCGTCGATATGGGCTTCACCCATATCGAATTCCTGCCGATCACCGAACACCCCTATGATCCCTCCTGGGGCTACCAGACGACCGGGCTCTACGCGCCAACCGCTCGCTTCGGTGAGCCGGAAGGTTTCGCCCGTTTCGTCAATGGCTGCCACAAGGTTGGCATCGGCGTCATTCTCGACTGGGTGCCCGCACATTTCCCGACAGACGAACATGGTCTCGGCTGGTTCGACGGCACCGCGCTTTACGAGCACGAAGACCCGCGCAAGGGTTTTCACCCGGACTGGAACACGGCGATCTACAATTTCGGCCGCACCGAAGTCGTATCCTACCTCGTCAACAACGCGCTCTACTGGGCCGAGAAATTCCATCTCGACGGCCTGCGCGTCGATGCGGTCGCATCGATGCTCTACCTCGACTATTCGCGCAAGCACGGCGAATGGATCCCGAACGAGTATGGCGGCAATGAAAACCTGGAAGCCGTCCGCTTCCTGCAGAACCTCAACACCCGCATCTATGGTGAACATCCCGGCGTCATGACCATCGCCGAGGAGTCGACCTCCTGGCCGAAAGTTTCCCAGCCGGTCCATGAAGGCGGCCTTGGCTTCGGCTTCAAGTGGAACATGGGCTTCATGCACGACACGCTGAGCTACATGAGCCGCGAACCGGTGCATCGCAAGCATCATCACAATGAGCTGACCTTCGGGCTTCTCTACGCCTATTCGGAAAACTTTGTCCTGCCGCTGTCTCATGACGAAGTCGTGCACGGCAAGGGTTCGCTGATTGCCAAGATGCCGGGTGACGATTGGCAGAAATTCGCCAATCTGCGTGCCTATTACGCCTTCATGTGGGGCTATCCGGGCAAGAAGCTGCTCTTCATGGGCCAGGAATTTGCCCAATGGGCAGAATGGAGTGAAAACAAGTCGCTCGACTGGAATCTGCTCCAATACCGCATGCACGAAGGCATGCGCCGCCTGGTGCGCGACCTCAACTTCACCTACCGCAGCAAGGCGGCGCTCCATGCGCGCGACTGCGAAGGCGACGGCTTCGAATGGCTGATCGCAGATGATTACGAGAACTCGGTCTTCGCCTGGCTGCGCAAGGCGCCCGGCCAGAAGCCGATCGTCGTCATCAGCAACTTTACGCCTGTCTATCGCGAGAACTACTCGATCCGGCTGCCTTCGCCGGGGCGCTGGCGGGAAATCCTCAATACCGATGCCGATATCTATGGCGGCAGCGGAAAAGGCAATGGCGGGCGCGTGCAGGCCGTCGATGCCGGCGGCGAGATAAGCTGCTCGATAACCCTGCCGCCGCTGGCGACGATCATGCTTGAACCCGAGAATTAG
- a CDS encoding glycogen/starch/alpha-glucan phosphorylase — protein sequence MNTVSKPIIPSPAPRSSRPEILAEEIIERLTYRIGKDAKVAKPHDWLTATILVVRDRIIDKWMESTRKVYETGAKRVYYMSLEFLIGRLMRDAVSNLNLMEEVRDALASLGVDINVIAGLEPDAALGNGGLGRLAACFMESMATVDVPAYGYGIRYVHGLFRQQMADGWQVELPENWLAHGNPWEFERRESAYEIGFGGSIEVINSHDEQPRYVWKPAERVIAAAFDTPVVGWRGKRVNTLRLWSAQPIDPILLDAFNAGDHIGALRESNRAESLTRVLYPADATPAGQELRLRQEYFFSSASLQDILRRHLQQYDDFTSLPDKVAIQLNDTHPAVSVAELTRLLCDVHGMDFEQAWDITRRTFSYTNHTLLPEALESWPVPLFERLLPRHMQIIYAINAKILIEARRTRNFSDTEIRSISLIDESGDRRVRMGNLAFVGSHSINGVSALHTDLMKVTVFADLHKLYPDRINNKTNGITPRRWLQQCNPGLTSLVREAIGDEFLDDAEKLRALDKFATDPSFQQKFAAVKRANKVALSNLVASRMGVKLDPSAMFDIQIKRIHEYKRQLLNIVEAVALYDQIRSHPELDWVPRVKLFAGKAAPSYYNAKLIIKLINDVARTINNDPSVRGLLKVVFVPNYNVSLAEVMVPAADLSEQISTAGMEASGTGNMKFGLNGALTIGTLDGANVEMRDNVGEDNIVIFGLQADEVAKIRSEGHNPRAIIEGSRELSQALAAISSGVFSPDDRNRYTGLIDGIYSHDWFMVAGDFDAYAAAQREVDQIWTNQSSWYEKTINNTARMGWFSSDRTIRQYADEIWRA from the coding sequence ATGAATACTGTTTCGAAGCCGATCATCCCCTCACCAGCTCCGCGCAGTTCCCGGCCAGAAATCCTCGCTGAGGAAATCATCGAGCGTCTGACCTACCGCATCGGCAAGGATGCCAAAGTCGCCAAGCCGCATGACTGGCTGACGGCGACCATTCTCGTGGTGCGTGACCGCATCATCGACAAGTGGATGGAGTCCACCCGCAAGGTTTATGAAACAGGCGCCAAGCGCGTCTACTACATGTCTCTCGAATTCCTGATCGGCCGCCTGATGCGCGATGCCGTGTCCAACCTCAACCTGATGGAAGAGGTTCGGGATGCGCTCGCTTCGCTCGGCGTCGATATCAACGTCATTGCCGGCCTCGAACCGGATGCCGCCCTCGGCAACGGCGGTCTCGGTCGTCTCGCGGCCTGTTTCATGGAGTCGATGGCAACTGTCGATGTCCCGGCTTATGGCTACGGCATTCGTTACGTCCACGGCCTCTTCCGCCAGCAGATGGCGGATGGCTGGCAGGTCGAGTTGCCGGAAAACTGGCTTGCGCACGGCAACCCCTGGGAATTCGAGCGCCGCGAAAGCGCCTACGAAATCGGCTTCGGCGGCTCGATCGAGGTCATCAACAGCCATGACGAGCAGCCACGATACGTGTGGAAGCCCGCCGAGCGCGTCATTGCCGCCGCTTTCGATACTCCTGTCGTTGGCTGGCGCGGCAAGCGCGTCAACACGCTTCGCCTCTGGTCCGCACAGCCGATCGACCCGATCCTGCTGGACGCGTTCAACGCCGGCGACCATATCGGCGCGCTGCGCGAGAGCAACAGAGCTGAAAGCCTGACCCGCGTTCTCTATCCGGCAGACGCAACGCCTGCCGGTCAGGAACTGCGCCTGCGCCAGGAATATTTCTTCTCGTCGGCCTCTTTGCAGGATATCCTGCGCCGTCACCTGCAGCAATATGACGACTTCACCTCCCTGCCGGACAAGGTGGCGATCCAGCTCAACGATACCCATCCGGCCGTTTCGGTCGCCGAACTGACGCGCCTGCTCTGCGATGTGCACGGCATGGATTTCGAACAGGCGTGGGATATTACTCGCCGCACCTTCTCTTACACCAACCACACGCTTCTTCCCGAAGCGCTGGAAAGCTGGCCGGTTCCGCTCTTCGAGCGCCTGCTGCCGCGCCACATGCAGATCATCTATGCGATCAACGCCAAGATCCTGATCGAGGCGCGCAGGACCCGCAATTTCTCCGACACGGAAATCCGGTCGATCTCGCTGATCGATGAAAGCGGCGACCGCCGCGTGCGCATGGGCAACCTCGCCTTCGTCGGCTCGCACTCGATCAACGGTGTTTCGGCGCTGCACACTGACCTGATGAAGGTCACGGTCTTTGCGGACCTGCACAAGCTCTATCCTGATCGCATCAACAACAAGACCAACGGCATCACCCCCCGCCGCTGGCTGCAGCAGTGCAACCCCGGCCTGACCAGCCTGGTGCGTGAAGCGATCGGCGATGAATTCCTTGACGACGCCGAAAAGCTGCGTGCACTCGACAAATTTGCCACGGACCCGAGCTTCCAACAGAAGTTCGCGGCCGTGAAGCGCGCCAACAAGGTGGCACTTTCCAATCTCGTCGCCAGCCGCATGGGCGTGAAGCTCGATCCGTCGGCCATGTTCGACATCCAGATCAAGCGCATCCACGAATATAAGCGCCAGCTCCTTAATATCGTCGAAGCCGTTGCGCTCTACGATCAGATCCGCTCGCACCCGGAACTGGACTGGGTGCCGCGTGTAAAACTTTTCGCCGGCAAGGCGGCGCCGAGCTATTATAACGCCAAGCTCATCATCAAGCTCATCAACGATGTCGCACGCACTATCAACAACGACCCGTCGGTCCGCGGCCTGCTGAAGGTCGTTTTCGTGCCGAACTACAATGTCTCGCTTGCGGAAGTCATGGTCCCGGCCGCCGACCTTTCCGAGCAGATCTCGACGGCCGGCATGGAAGCATCGGGCACCGGCAACATGAAGTTCGGCCTGAACGGCGCACTGACGATCGGCACGCTCGACGGCGCTAATGTCGAAATGCGCGACAATGTCGGCGAGGACAATATCGTCATCTTCGGCTTGCAGGCCGATGAAGTCGCCAAGATCCGCAGCGAGGGCCACAATCCCCGTGCGATCATCGAGGGTTCGCGTGAGCTGTCGCAGGCGCTTGCCGCGATCAGCTCGGGCGTCTTCTCTCCAGACGACCGCAACCGCTACACTGGCCTCATCGACGGCATCTATTCCCACGACTGGTTCATGGTCGCCGGCGATTTCGACGCCTATGCTGCCGCCCAGCGTGAGGTCGACCAGATCTGGACCAACCAGTCCTCCTGGTATGAGAAGACGATCAACAATACGGCGCGGATGGGTTGGTTCTCGTCCGACCGCACGATCCGGCAATATGCAGACGAGATCTGGAGAGCTTGA
- a CDS encoding pilus assembly protein: MNTLHSLLDRLRRDRGGNFGIMTAILLPVLIGAAGISIQVTDMLLSQRQLQEAADAAALATATALANKTIQPADAQAFARDFVAGQMANYLQDTDPSTTDIKNSTAVNVSTTTSGKSVSYQVTVAPNYTINVNPMMRVIGFKTQNIAASGTTVSGHSETQGSVSMYLVLDRSGSMAEYTTTVNASEPTRDETEDCSYYDSNARKWVSKTCTNTVANYYTKIEALKLAVSSLAGQLTTADPDNTYVRTGAVSYNDSMQTPQALNWGTAKVVKYVNALTATSGTDSGAAFKKAYDSLIDAKEDKAHQDETGQTPTKYIVFMTDGDNNATSADTETKKWCDAARDKKIQVYTIAFMAPARGKALLNYCATTSAHYFAAENMTALLNAFKSIGAKAASQVTRLTN, translated from the coding sequence ATGAACACCCTGCATTCGCTTCTTGATCGGCTGCGGCGCGACCGTGGCGGCAATTTCGGTATCATGACGGCCATTTTGCTGCCTGTGCTTATTGGCGCCGCAGGTATCTCCATTCAGGTAACAGACATGTTGCTTTCGCAGCGACAGCTGCAGGAAGCGGCCGACGCGGCCGCGCTCGCAACCGCCACCGCGCTTGCAAACAAGACTATTCAGCCCGCCGACGCCCAGGCCTTTGCCCGCGATTTCGTCGCCGGCCAGATGGCTAACTATCTTCAGGACACGGATCCGTCGACGACCGATATCAAGAACAGTACCGCGGTGAACGTCTCGACTACGACCTCCGGCAAGTCTGTCTCGTATCAAGTCACCGTAGCGCCGAACTACACGATCAACGTAAACCCGATGATGCGCGTGATCGGCTTCAAAACGCAGAACATCGCCGCATCAGGTACAACCGTCAGCGGCCATTCGGAAACCCAAGGCTCAGTCTCCATGTATCTCGTCCTCGACCGTTCCGGCTCCATGGCTGAATATACTACGACGGTCAACGCCTCGGAACCAACCAGGGACGAGACGGAGGATTGCAGCTACTACGACAGCAATGCCCGCAAGTGGGTTAGCAAGACCTGCACAAACACCGTTGCAAACTACTACACCAAGATCGAGGCGCTGAAGCTTGCTGTCTCCAGCCTGGCAGGCCAGCTCACTACCGCCGACCCCGATAATACCTATGTTCGCACCGGCGCCGTCTCCTACAATGACTCGATGCAGACGCCCCAGGCGCTCAACTGGGGCACAGCCAAGGTTGTGAAATATGTCAACGCACTGACTGCAACGAGCGGGACGGACTCCGGCGCAGCCTTCAAGAAGGCATATGACAGCCTGATAGATGCAAAGGAAGACAAGGCTCATCAGGATGAGACCGGTCAGACGCCAACCAAATACATTGTCTTCATGACCGACGGCGACAACAATGCCACCTCGGCAGACACTGAAACCAAGAAATGGTGCGATGCTGCCCGCGACAAGAAGATTCAGGTCTATACGATCGCCTTCATGGCGCCGGCTCGCGGAAAAGCTTTGCTGAATTACTGCGCAACGACCTCAGCTCACTACTTCGCGGCAGAGAACATGACCGCCCTTCTGAATGCTTTTAAGTCGATCGGCGCCAAAGCAGCGAGCCAGGTAACACGCCTGACCAATTAA
- a CDS encoding transglutaminase family protein gives MTAVLYDLTLHMGYAYDTPASGARHIMRLMPLSLANRQRLVAGTISILPQPDEQSHFVDFFQHPATSFLLRSPHETLDIRMQARVQVESQVMSADFSPLLADLPEEVAGIWSLDSESPHHFLGDSPRLTETKAISEYAKTCVQPSLTVMQIAYALCARINKDFTYDPEATTVDTTPLESFKLRRGVCQDFTHVMILALRSLGIPAGYVSGFLRTIPPPGKERLEGADAMHAWVRVWCGETAGWIELDPTNNIPAGTDHIVVAYGRDYADVAPVIGVLKSYGSQRSVQAVDVVPLK, from the coding sequence ATGACGGCGGTGCTTTACGATCTCACCCTGCATATGGGCTATGCCTACGACACGCCTGCGTCCGGCGCACGCCATATCATGCGCCTCATGCCGCTCTCGCTGGCGAACCGCCAGCGGCTTGTTGCGGGCACGATCAGCATTTTGCCGCAGCCGGACGAACAGTCGCATTTCGTCGATTTCTTCCAGCATCCGGCAACGTCGTTCCTGTTGCGCTCGCCGCATGAGACACTCGATATCCGCATGCAGGCCCGCGTGCAGGTCGAAAGCCAGGTCATGTCAGCGGACTTCTCGCCGTTACTGGCCGACCTGCCGGAGGAAGTCGCCGGAATCTGGTCGCTCGATTCTGAATCGCCCCACCATTTCCTTGGCGACAGTCCGCGCCTGACGGAAACCAAGGCGATCAGCGAATATGCAAAGACCTGTGTCCAGCCGTCGCTGACGGTCATGCAGATCGCCTATGCGCTTTGCGCCCGCATCAACAAGGATTTCACCTACGATCCGGAAGCGACGACCGTCGACACGACGCCGCTGGAGTCCTTCAAACTGAGGCGCGGCGTCTGCCAGGACTTCACCCATGTCATGATCCTCGCGCTGCGCAGCCTCGGCATTCCCGCCGGTTACGTTTCCGGCTTCCTGCGCACCATCCCGCCGCCGGGCAAGGAACGGCTGGAAGGGGCTGACGCCATGCATGCCTGGGTCCGCGTCTGGTGCGGCGAAACGGCCGGCTGGATCGAGCTCGATCCGACCAACAATATCCCTGCCGGAACCGACCATATCGTCGTCGCATACGGCCGCGACTACGCCGATGTCGCTCCCGTCATCGGTGTACTCAAGAGTTACGGCAGCCAGCGTTCTGTGCAGGCAGTGGACGTAGTTCCGCTCAAATAA
- a CDS encoding circularly permuted type 2 ATP-grasp protein yields MGKKPALELRDEIEERAGADAVFDYEPLPGIADEMVDNNGTIRPVWQRFLAHLNIMPEKDLAERFARADRYLRDAGVFYRAYGAKGSGERAWPLSHIPVLIDEREWQALSAGLVQRADLLEAMVADIYGDNKLVEEGTVPPALIAANPEFQRPLVGVKPATGHYLHFCAFEIGRGPDGNWWVLADRTQAPSGAGFALENRVATTRAFSDIYAETPVHRLASFFGAFRDALQTMKHSGDDRIAVLTPGPANETYYEHAYIARYLGFMLLEGEDLTVVNGRVMVRTVAGLKPIGVLWRRLDSAYADPLELNQNSHIGTPGLVESLRAETVTIVNALGTGVLETRALLAFMPAVCRSLLGEDLRLPSIATWWCGQKDERDHVAANIEKMVIGPAYSRAPFFDDNGESVLGSSLRATAKNSIADWLTSDGAKLVGQEVVTLSTTPAWVNGKLTPRPMSLRVFAARTANGWQIMPGGFARIGSGDDVAAIAMQSGGAAADVWIVSDRPVERHTLLPAEGSFTRNMPGSLPSRAADNLFWLGRYIERAEGALRILRAWHARYAEAADPNQPLLADVTDYLAAVDIDPAEPVPESLLRNIDSAVYSASNIRDRFSPDGWLALNDLAKTARRFHSTITAGDDASHAMTILLRKLAGFAGLVHENMYRFTGWRFLSLGRYIERGLHMTRLLGHMSGPEAPDGALDMLLEIGDSVMTHRRRYNVNTARLTVTDLLALDPLNPRSILFQMNEIHREVEELPNAFMNGQMSPFYREAMRLHSGLAVMTPETMSGDVYHRLERELEHLSDLLAQTYLG; encoded by the coding sequence ATGGGCAAGAAGCCTGCACTGGAACTGAGGGACGAAATCGAAGAACGCGCCGGCGCGGATGCGGTCTTCGACTATGAGCCCTTGCCCGGCATCGCCGACGAGATGGTGGACAATAACGGCACCATCCGCCCGGTCTGGCAGCGCTTCCTCGCTCATCTGAACATCATGCCGGAAAAGGATCTGGCCGAGCGTTTCGCCCGCGCCGACCGCTATCTGCGCGACGCCGGCGTCTTTTACCGGGCTTACGGCGCCAAGGGCAGCGGCGAGCGCGCCTGGCCGCTCTCCCACATTCCGGTGCTGATCGACGAGCGTGAATGGCAGGCTCTTTCGGCAGGCCTGGTGCAGCGCGCCGATCTCCTCGAAGCGATGGTTGCCGATATCTACGGCGACAACAAGCTCGTCGAGGAGGGCACCGTTCCGCCCGCCCTCATCGCTGCCAATCCGGAATTCCAGCGACCGCTGGTTGGCGTAAAACCGGCAACCGGGCACTATCTGCATTTCTGCGCCTTCGAGATCGGCCGTGGCCCTGACGGTAATTGGTGGGTACTTGCCGACCGCACGCAGGCCCCCTCTGGTGCGGGCTTTGCACTGGAAAACCGCGTGGCAACCACGCGTGCCTTTTCCGATATCTACGCCGAAACGCCGGTTCACCGCCTCGCTTCCTTCTTCGGCGCCTTCCGCGACGCGCTGCAGACGATGAAACATTCGGGCGACGACCGCATCGCGGTTCTGACCCCCGGCCCGGCAAACGAAACCTATTACGAACACGCCTATATTGCCCGCTATCTCGGCTTCATGCTGCTGGAAGGCGAGGATCTGACCGTCGTCAACGGCCGCGTCATGGTGCGCACGGTCGCCGGTCTGAAGCCGATCGGCGTGCTGTGGCGGCGTCTCGATTCTGCCTATGCCGATCCGCTCGAGCTGAACCAGAACTCGCATATCGGCACGCCCGGCCTTGTGGAGTCGCTGCGCGCCGAAACCGTCACCATCGTCAATGCACTTGGCACCGGCGTTTTGGAAACGCGTGCCCTGCTCGCCTTCATGCCCGCCGTCTGTCGCTCGCTGCTGGGTGAGGATCTTCGTCTGCCGTCCATCGCCACATGGTGGTGCGGCCAGAAGGACGAGCGTGACCATGTGGCTGCCAATATCGAAAAGATGGTGATCGGCCCGGCCTATTCCCGCGCGCCCTTCTTCGATGACAACGGCGAATCCGTCCTCGGCTCGTCGCTCCGCGCCACCGCGAAGAACTCTATTGCAGACTGGCTGACAAGCGACGGTGCAAAGCTCGTCGGTCAGGAAGTCGTCACTCTCTCGACCACGCCCGCCTGGGTCAACGGCAAGCTGACGCCACGGCCGATGTCGCTGCGCGTGTTCGCCGCCCGTACCGCCAACGGCTGGCAGATCATGCCCGGCGGCTTTGCCCGTATCGGCTCGGGAGACGATGTCGCCGCCATCGCCATGCAATCCGGTGGCGCGGCGGCCGATGTCTGGATCGTCAGCGACAGGCCGGTCGAGCGCCACACTCTTCTGCCCGCCGAAGGCAGCTTCACCCGCAACATGCCGGGCAGCCTGCCGAGCCGCGCGGCCGACAACCTCTTCTGGCTGGGCCGCTATATCGAACGCGCCGAAGGGGCACTGCGCATCCTGCGTGCCTGGCATGCGCGTTACGCCGAGGCTGCCGACCCGAACCAGCCGCTGCTTGCCGACGTCACCGATTATCTTGCCGCCGTCGACATCGATCCCGCCGAGCCGGTGCCGGAATCGCTGCTGCGCAACATCGACAGCGCCGTCTATTCGGCGAGCAATATCCGCGACCGCTTCTCGCCGGATGGCTGGCTGGCGCTGAACGATCTCGCCAAGACCGCCCGCCGCTTCCACTCGACTATCACCGCCGGTGACGATGCCAGCCACGCGATGACCATCCTGCTGCGCAAGCTCGCGGGCTTTGCCGGTCTCGTGCATGAAAACATGTACCGCTTCACCGGATGGCGCTTCCTCTCGCTTGGCCGATACATTGAGCGCGGCCTGCATATGACGCGGCTGCTCGGCCATATGTCCGGCCCGGAAGCGCCCGATGGCGCGCTCGACATGCTGCTCGAAATCGGCGACAGCGTCATGACCCACCGCCGCCGCTACAACGTCAACACGGCGCGGCTGACGGTCACCGATCTGCTGGCGCTCGATCCGCTCAATCCGCGCTCGATCCTCTTCCAGATGAACGAGATCCATCGCGAGGTCGAAGAACTTCCGAACGCATTCATGAACGGCCAGATGTCGCCCTTCTATCGCGAGGCGATGCGCCTGCATTCAGGCCTCGCCGTCATGACGCCGGAGACGATGAGCGGCGACGTCTATCACCGGCTGGAGCGCGAGCTGGAGCACCTCTCCGACCTCTTGGCGCAGACCTATCTCGGATGA